The DNA window GTTATTTCACCGTTATCTACAATGATAACTCCTACACTACATACACTGGTGCGTTGCCCGTTGGCTGTTTCAAAATCAATAGCTGCAAATGGCTCCATAGTTCTCTCTTTATTTTATTTATCTAATAATCCTCTTCTCTATTCTTTTCTTGTGGGTGGGTAACATCCTGATGTAAAACCTCAGCTTCTAGTTGAGCTTTTGACTTACTTTGTGTAACAATAAAGACTCCGATAAAAACTAATATAATTGCACTAGACTTTGACCATCCGAAAGTATCCATTCCTATACTCACGGCTACAAAGGATGCTACGATGGGTTGAACATAATTGTACATACTCACAATAGTGGGGCGAAGTGCTTTTTGTCCGGTCATTACAAACAAGTAAGCAAGAAAAGTAGCAGCTAACACCACAAAAGATATCTCAGTATATATTATTAAGGGCACTGTTGAAAAGTTGATTGTGGCAATATCATTGTACGAGAATGGAATAAAACACATTGAAGCATAAATGAACATCCACTTCATAATTGTAACAGAAGAATATTTTTCAATTAATCCTTTAAAGACTGTCAGATAAATAGCAAAGCTTAATTGGGCAGTAAGGCAAAGCATATCACCTAATATATTGCCCGATTTATCTCCTGTGGCACTTTGACTTGTTAATATAAGTAATAAAGCCCCAATGGCTCCGACGAAAACTCCGAGAACTTTTTTCCCGGTAACTGGTTCTTTAAGTACAATGGCGGCAACAATCATTGTTACAATTGGAGCCATAGTTGTTACAATTGAAGCATCTATAGGAGACGTTAATGAAAGACCGAAAATGAAAGTTCCCTGGTTTAAAACAATCCCAAATAGTGATGCAAAGAAAAGCATTAACAGATCTTCATGCTTTACATGTTCTTTTTTGGTGAAAATAGATATTATCCAGAAAGCAATTGCTGCTCCGAAAAAACGGAAAGTGGTAAGTGCCAGAGGAGGAATACCGTAATCAAGTACAGCTTTTCCGATTGGAGAATTCAATCCCCAGATAACACTTGCCGCCAACATGGCAATATGTCCTTTATAATTTTTGTCATTATTCATATTTATCAAATTAATATTCGGGCAAAGTTAATTCTTATAATTTGTAATGGCAATAATGTATTATTGAATTGTTTTCTTGAAAATATTCTTTAACTTTGCGATTGTAACGTAAAATAAGCCTTTTAGTGAATAAAATTGAAATAATATGCAATATTAAAAACAAAAAGGTAGTTATATAGCTTTATTTCTTAATATATAAAAATAATCTCATGGTACATGACATTGAAATGCTAAAGAGATTTTACTCCTCTTTTGTGGATAGGGTTGCTTCTTCTCGTAAGAACATTGGTCGCCCTATGACTTTAGCTGAAAAAATACTATATGCTCATCTATATGATGTGAATCAGACAACAAGTTTTCAGCGTGCTGAAGATTACGTAAACTTCCGTCCAGATCGTGTGGCGATGCAGGATGCAACTGCTCAGATGGCTTTACTGCAATTTATGAATGCCGGAAAATCGAAATCGGCAGTACCTGCTACAGTGCATTGCGACCATTTAATCCAGGCATATAAAGGTGCAGGAGTAGATATTGAAACTGCAACCTCAACAAATAAAGAAGTATATGATTTCCTTAGGGATGTTTCTTCTAAATATGGTATTGGCTTCTGGAAACCAGGTGCCGGTATTATTCATCAGGTAGTATTGGAAAACTATGCTTTCCCAGGTGGAATGATGGTTGGTACGGATTCTCATACTCCTAATGCCGGTGGCTTGGGAATGATTGCCATTGGTGTAGGTGGTGCCGATGCTGTTGATGTAATGACTGGAATGGAGTGGGAGCTAAAGATGCCTAAACTGATTGGTGTGAAGCTAACTGGAAAGATGAATGGATGGGCTTCTCCTAAAGATGTTATTCTAAAGTTGGCTGGAATCTTAACTGTAAAAGGTGGAACCAATGCAATTATTGAATATTTTGGAGAAGGTGCTGCATCTCTTTCTGCTACAGGTAAAGCTACCATTTGTAATATGGGAGCTGAAGTTGGTGCAACTACTTCCCTGTTTGCTTATGATGTGCAAATGTCTGAATACCTTCGTGCTACGGAACGTGCAGAAGTAGCAGATATGGCTGATGAAATCTCAATAGAATTGAAAGCTGATGCAGAAGTGCTTGAAGCTCCGCAAAAATATTATGATCGTATTATTGAAATAGATCTGTCTGTATTGGAACCATATATCAATGGTCCGTTTACTCCTGATGCTGCATGTCCTATTTCTGAATTTGCAGCTAAAGTAATCGCAAATGATTATCCACGTAAAATGGAGGTTGGATTGATAGGATCCTGTACAAACTCCTCTTATCAGGATATTAGTCGGGCTGCTTCTGTTGCTCGTCAGGCTATCGATAAGAAGTTAACGGTTTCTGCACCGTTAATTGTAAATCCGGGTTCTGAAAGAGTATATCAGACAGCTTTACGTGATGGAATGATTGATACTTTCGAAACTGTTGGCGGAACAATAATGGCAAATGCTTGCGGTCCATGTATTGGTCAGTGGAAACGTATTACGGATGATCCTACCCGTAAGAATGCAATTGTTACATCTTTCAACCGTAACTTTGCTAAGCGCGCAGATGGTAACCCAAATACATTTGCGTTTGTGGCTTCCCCCGAATTAACGGTAGCTTTGACTATTGCCGGTGATCTTTGCTTTAATCCGCTGAAAGATACATTGACCAATGAAGATGGCGAACAAGTTAAACTGTCCGAACCACAAGGTGACTATTTACCTGCACAAGGTTTTGCTCAGGGAGATAACGGATACATTGCTCCAACAGGTGCAGTAGCCGATGTGAAAATAGATCCATCTTCTAATCGTCTGCAGGTTCTTCAACCTTTTCAAGCTTGGGATGGAAACGAATTATTGAATATGCCTTTACTTATCAAGGCTCAGGGCAAATGTACAACAGATCATATTTCAATGGCAGGTCCATGGCTTCGTTTCCGCGGACATCTGGAAAATATTTCAGATAACATGTTGATGGGTGCAGTGAATGCTTTCAATAGCAAAACAAATTCTGTTTATAACCGCGAGACTGGTGAATATGATGCCGTTTCTGCTGTTGCAAAACAATATAAATCATTAAACGTTGCTTCTATAGTAGTTGCAGAAGAAAATTATGGAGAAGGTTCTTCTCGTGAACATGCAGCAATGGAACCACGTTTCTTAAATGTACGTGTAATTTTGGCAAAGAGTTTTGCCCGTATTCATGAAACCAATCTTAAGAAACAAGGAATGCTTGCCCTTACTTTTGCTAATAAAGATGATTACAACCGCATTCAGGAGTATGATAAGATTTCAATTGTAGGATTAGGATCTTTTGCCCCAGGCAGATCATTAATGGCTATCTTGCAGCATGAAGATGGAACTCAGGAAAGTTTCGAGGTATTGCATACTTATAATGAACAACAGATTGGCTGGTTCCGTGCCGGATCTGCTTTGAACAGTAAATAACTTACAGGTAATTAGATAAATAGGTAGATAGATATGAAAATAACGAAAGAAAATGGTTGCCTTGTTATACCCGATTGTGTAACAGTTCCCTTTATTATGGGAGATGGGGTGGGAGCTGAAATTACTCCTGCAACTCAGGCTATTGTTAATGCAGCTGTGAAGGTTGCATATCAGGGAAAGAAAGAGATTGAATGGATGGAAATTCTGGCTGGAGAAAAAGCTTTCAATGCTACAGGCTCATGGTTGCCAGATGAAACAATGCAGGCTTTTAAAGATTATCTTGTTGGAATTAAAGGTCCATTGACTACTCCTATTGGTGGAGGTATCCGTTCTTTGAACGTGGCTTTAAGACAAGGACTCGATTTATTTGTCTGTCTTCGTCCGGTTCGTTGGTTCCGTGGAGTTGTTTCTCCCGTAAAAGAACCACAGAAAGTAAATATGCATATTTTCCGTGAAAACACAGAAGATATTTATGCCGGTATTGAATGGGAACAAGGAACTCCTGAAGCTGAAAAATTCTATAATTTTCTTCGTGATGAGATGGGAGTAACGAAAGTTCGTTTCCCCGAAACATCTTCTTTCGGAGTTAAACCTGTATCTAAAGAAGGAACCGAACGCCTGGTTCGTGCTGCTATTCAGTATGCTTTAACAAATGGCCTGCCTAGTGTGACTATTGTGCATAAAGGTAACATTATGAAATTCACTGAAGGTGGATTTAAAAAATGGGGTTATGAGTTGGCAGAACGTGAATTTGGTAAAGAACTAAGTGAAGGCAAAATTGTTATTAAAGATGTTATTGCAGATGCATTTTTGCAAAATACATTGCTTATTCCGGAGGAATATTCTGTTATTGCTACATTGAATCTGAATGGTGATTATATTTCAGATCAGTTGGCAGCAATGGTTGGAGGTATTGGTATTGCACCGGGTGCGAATATCAATTATAATTCGGGGCATGCTGTTTTCGAGGCTACTCACGGAACAGCTCCTAATATTGCCGGAAAGAATATTGTAAATCCATCTTCATTATTGCTTTCGGCAGTAATGATGCTCGAATATTTTGGTTGGAACGAAGCTGCTAATCTGATTACTTCGGCTATGGAGCAGGCTTTTGAAAGTGGTAAAGCTACCAACGATCTGGCTCGGTTTATGCCGAATGGAGTCTCTTTATCAACAACTGAGTTCCGCGATTTAATTGTTTCTATCATTCAAGGATAAATAAATGTACGCTTATGAAAAAGGAATATATCATATATAAATTGTCTGAGTCGATTAAGAGTACCGCTAAGATAGACAATGAGTTATTCACATTGTTTGGCGTTAAGCGTGGGTTACGCAACGAAGATGGTACCGGAGTTTTGGTAGGACTTACCAAAATTGGTAATGTAGTTGGTTACGAACGTATTCCTGGCGGTGGACTGCAACCGATTCCCGGGAAATTGTTTTACCGTGGACTGGATGTTGAGGATATTGCACATGCAGTTATGCAGGAACGTCGTTTTGGATTTGAGGAAGTTGCTTACTTATTACTTTCGGGCGGTCTGCCTGATAAAGAAGAATTGGCTTCTTTCAGAGACCTGATTAATGAAAATATGCCTTTGGAGCAAAAGGTGAAAATGAACATCCTTGATCTGGAAGGAAATAATATTATGAATATTCTTGCTCGTAGCGTACTCGAAATGTATACTTACGATGCAAATCCCGATGATACATCACGTGATAACCTGATGCGTCAGAGTATTGAACTGATTTCCAAGTTCCCAACAATTATTGCTTATGCATATAATATTCTTCGTCATGCCACTTTTGGATTGTCGTTACATATACGTCACCCGAAAGAGGAACTTTCTATTGCAGAGAATTTCCTTTATATGCTGAAGAAGGAATATACTGACCTGGAAGCACGTACACTCGATTTGTTGTTGATTATTCATGCTGAGCATGGTGGTGGTAATAACTCTACATTTACTGTAAGAGTAACATCTTCAACCGGAACTGATACTTATTCTTCTATTGCTGCAGGAATTGGTTCGTTGAAAGGACCTTTGCATGGTGGTGCAAATATTCAGGTTGTAGATATGTTTAATCACCTGAAAGAACATATTCATGACTGGACAAATGTAAAAGAGATCGATACATATATGAATCGTATTTTAAATAAAGAGGCATATAATAAAACCGGACTTATTTACGGTATCGGACATGCTGTTTATACTATTTCAGATCCGCGTGCAATATTGCTTAAGGAAATGGCTCGTGAACTGGCAAAAGAAAAAGGACGTGAAGAAGAGTTTAACTTCTTGGAATTGCTAGAAGAACGTTCTATAGAATGTTTCAATAAATTTAAAGGAGCCGGCGGTAAGAAAGTTTGTAGTAATGTGGACTTCTACTCTGGATTTGTATACGAAATGATTGGCTTGCCTCAGGAAATATATACTCCTCTGTTTGCCATGTCTCGTATTGTGGGATGGTCGGCTCATCGTATTGAAGAACTCAATTTCGAGGGTAAACGTATCATTCGTCCGGCTTACAAGAATGTGCTTGAGGTACAAGAGTATATCCCTATTTCTGACCGAATATAGTCTATATGGAAAATGTGATTACTCAATCAATGAATAACCTTCTTCGCCTTCTTGGACTCTCGTCTGAGGAGGCGAATAGTTTAGATCAATGGGTTATTTTTGGAATAATTATTGGGATTGCTTTATT is part of the uncultured Bacteroides sp. genome and encodes:
- the icd gene encoding NADP-dependent isocitrate dehydrogenase yields the protein MKITKENGCLVIPDCVTVPFIMGDGVGAEITPATQAIVNAAVKVAYQGKKEIEWMEILAGEKAFNATGSWLPDETMQAFKDYLVGIKGPLTTPIGGGIRSLNVALRQGLDLFVCLRPVRWFRGVVSPVKEPQKVNMHIFRENTEDIYAGIEWEQGTPEAEKFYNFLRDEMGVTKVRFPETSSFGVKPVSKEGTERLVRAAIQYALTNGLPSVTIVHKGNIMKFTEGGFKKWGYELAEREFGKELSEGKIVIKDVIADAFLQNTLLIPEEYSVIATLNLNGDYISDQLAAMVGGIGIAPGANINYNSGHAVFEATHGTAPNIAGKNIVNPSSLLLSAVMMLEYFGWNEAANLITSAMEQAFESGKATNDLARFMPNGVSLSTTEFRDLIVSIIQG
- a CDS encoding aconitate hydratase; translation: MVHDIEMLKRFYSSFVDRVASSRKNIGRPMTLAEKILYAHLYDVNQTTSFQRAEDYVNFRPDRVAMQDATAQMALLQFMNAGKSKSAVPATVHCDHLIQAYKGAGVDIETATSTNKEVYDFLRDVSSKYGIGFWKPGAGIIHQVVLENYAFPGGMMVGTDSHTPNAGGLGMIAIGVGGADAVDVMTGMEWELKMPKLIGVKLTGKMNGWASPKDVILKLAGILTVKGGTNAIIEYFGEGAASLSATGKATICNMGAEVGATTSLFAYDVQMSEYLRATERAEVADMADEISIELKADAEVLEAPQKYYDRIIEIDLSVLEPYINGPFTPDAACPISEFAAKVIANDYPRKMEVGLIGSCTNSSYQDISRAASVARQAIDKKLTVSAPLIVNPGSERVYQTALRDGMIDTFETVGGTIMANACGPCIGQWKRITDDPTRKNAIVTSFNRNFAKRADGNPNTFAFVASPELTVALTIAGDLCFNPLKDTLTNEDGEQVKLSEPQGDYLPAQGFAQGDNGYIAPTGAVADVKIDPSSNRLQVLQPFQAWDGNELLNMPLLIKAQGKCTTDHISMAGPWLRFRGHLENISDNMLMGAVNAFNSKTNSVYNRETGEYDAVSAVAKQYKSLNVASIVVAEENYGEGSSREHAAMEPRFLNVRVILAKSFARIHETNLKKQGMLALTFANKDDYNRIQEYDKISIVGLGSFAPGRSLMAILQHEDGTQESFEVLHTYNEQQIGWFRAGSALNSK
- a CDS encoding DMT family transporter; its protein translation is MNNDKNYKGHIAMLAASVIWGLNSPIGKAVLDYGIPPLALTTFRFFGAAIAFWIISIFTKKEHVKHEDLLMLFFASLFGIVLNQGTFIFGLSLTSPIDASIVTTMAPIVTMIVAAIVLKEPVTGKKVLGVFVGAIGALLLILTSQSATGDKSGNILGDMLCLTAQLSFAIYLTVFKGLIEKYSSVTIMKWMFIYASMCFIPFSYNDIATINFSTVPLIIYTEISFVVLAATFLAYLFVMTGQKALRPTIVSMYNYVQPIVASFVAVSIGMDTFGWSKSSAIILVFIGVFIVTQSKSKAQLEAEVLHQDVTHPQEKNREEDY
- a CDS encoding citrate/2-methylcitrate synthase; protein product: MKKEYIIYKLSESIKSTAKIDNELFTLFGVKRGLRNEDGTGVLVGLTKIGNVVGYERIPGGGLQPIPGKLFYRGLDVEDIAHAVMQERRFGFEEVAYLLLSGGLPDKEELASFRDLINENMPLEQKVKMNILDLEGNNIMNILARSVLEMYTYDANPDDTSRDNLMRQSIELISKFPTIIAYAYNILRHATFGLSLHIRHPKEELSIAENFLYMLKKEYTDLEARTLDLLLIIHAEHGGGNNSTFTVRVTSSTGTDTYSSIAAGIGSLKGPLHGGANIQVVDMFNHLKEHIHDWTNVKEIDTYMNRILNKEAYNKTGLIYGIGHAVYTISDPRAILLKEMARELAKEKGREEEFNFLELLEERSIECFNKFKGAGGKKVCSNVDFYSGFVYEMIGLPQEIYTPLFAMSRIVGWSAHRIEELNFEGKRIIRPAYKNVLEVQEYIPISDRI